In Streptomyces sp. DG2A-72, one genomic interval encodes:
- a CDS encoding CBS domain-containing protein: MAEFVRDVMTPGVVAVRPDASLVEAAQLMRTQDIGDVLVADGSRVVGMLTDRDIAVRAVAEGADPLTVSAQTVCTPDPVMVAPDDPVSDAITLMREHAVRRLPVVESGLPVGIVTLGDLAEEEDPDSALADISRAAPDREGPG, translated from the coding sequence ATGGCTGAGTTCGTGAGGGATGTCATGACGCCGGGCGTGGTCGCGGTCCGCCCGGACGCCTCGCTCGTCGAAGCGGCGCAGCTGATGCGCACACAGGACATCGGCGATGTGCTGGTGGCCGACGGTTCACGGGTCGTCGGGATGCTCACCGACCGTGACATCGCGGTGCGCGCCGTCGCGGAGGGCGCCGATCCGCTGACGGTGAGCGCCCAGACCGTGTGCACGCCCGATCCGGTCATGGTCGCGCCCGACGACCCGGTGTCCGACGCGATCACCCTGATGCGGGAGCACGCGGTACGCCGGCTGCCGGTCGTGGAGAGCGGCCTGCCGGTCGGCATCGTCACCCTCGGCGACCTCGCCGAGGAGGAGGACCCCGATTCGGCTCTGGCCGACATCAGCCGGGCCGCACCGGACCGCGAGGGACCCGGGTGA
- a CDS encoding DUF2795 domain-containing protein, producing the protein MQRGSDRLSVHRDDEMKHELQGLLRSGHPTRTEEWHDPEPTAEDDPEIAGGPVAPGRTRASLAAVRLELAKLLGRGAFPAGPRELARELRRRYAPDTLAEAVERLPRSARYANVQELAEALTRT; encoded by the coding sequence ATGCAGCGAGGCAGTGATCGGCTGAGCGTCCATCGTGACGACGAGATGAAGCATGAACTGCAGGGTCTGCTGAGGTCGGGGCACCCCACGAGGACCGAGGAGTGGCACGACCCCGAGCCGACTGCCGAGGACGACCCGGAGATCGCGGGCGGGCCGGTGGCGCCGGGGCGCACCCGGGCCTCCCTGGCCGCGGTCCGGCTGGAGCTGGCCAAATTGCTCGGCCGTGGCGCCTTCCCGGCGGGCCCGCGCGAACTTGCCCGCGAGCTGCGCCGGCGGTACGCGCCGGACACCCTCGCCGAGGCGGTGGAACGGCTGCCGCGTTCGGCGCGCTACGCCAACGTCCAGGAACTGGCGGAGGCCCTGACCCGGACGTGA
- a CDS encoding ABC-F family ATP-binding cassette domain-containing protein → MGHLEAAHLEYYLPDGRALLGDVSFRVGEGAVVALVGPNGAGKTTLLRLISGELKPHGGTVTVSGGLGVMRQFVGSVRDETTVRDLLVSVASPRVQEAAKAVDKAEHAIMTVDDEAAQMQYAQALSDWAEAHGYEAETLWDMCTTAALGVPYEKAQFREVRTLSGGEQKRLVLEALLRGTDEVLLLDEPDNYLDVPGKRWLEERLKETRKTVLFVSHDRELLARAAEKIVLVEPSPAGADAWVHGGGFATYHDARRERFARFEELRRRWDEKHAQLKKLVLNLRQAASISHELASRYQAAQTRLRKFEEAGPPPEPPREQDIRMRLKGGRTGVRAVTCKQLELSGLMKPFDLEVFYGERVAVLGSNGSGKSHFLRLLAGETVAHTGEWKLGARVVPGHFAQTHAHPELTGRKLLDILWTEHSQDRGAAMSRLRRYELTNQAEQSFDRLSGGQQARFQILLLELEGVTALLLDEPTDNLDLESAEALQEGLEAFDGTVLAVTHDRWFARSFDRYLVFGSDGRVRETAEPVWDERRVERAR, encoded by the coding sequence ATGGGACATCTGGAAGCCGCGCATCTCGAGTACTACCTCCCCGACGGGAGGGCGCTGCTCGGCGATGTGTCGTTCCGGGTCGGCGAAGGCGCCGTCGTGGCCCTGGTCGGCCCGAACGGCGCGGGCAAGACGACCCTGCTGCGGCTGATCTCCGGCGAGCTGAAGCCGCACGGCGGCACGGTCACCGTGAGCGGCGGCCTCGGCGTGATGCGCCAGTTCGTGGGCTCCGTACGGGACGAGACGACCGTACGGGATCTGCTGGTGTCGGTCGCGTCGCCCCGTGTCCAGGAGGCGGCGAAGGCCGTCGACAAGGCCGAGCACGCGATCATGACCGTCGACGACGAGGCCGCGCAGATGCAGTACGCGCAGGCCCTGTCCGACTGGGCCGAGGCCCACGGGTACGAGGCCGAGACCCTGTGGGACATGTGCACCACGGCCGCGCTGGGCGTGCCGTACGAGAAGGCGCAGTTCCGTGAGGTGCGCACACTGTCCGGCGGCGAGCAGAAGCGGCTGGTGCTGGAGGCGCTGCTGCGCGGCACGGACGAGGTGCTGCTGCTCGACGAGCCGGACAACTACCTCGACGTGCCCGGCAAGCGCTGGCTGGAGGAGCGGCTGAAGGAGACCCGCAAGACGGTCCTCTTCGTCTCCCACGACCGGGAACTGCTCGCCCGTGCCGCCGAGAAGATCGTGTTGGTGGAGCCTTCGCCGGCGGGCGCCGACGCCTGGGTGCACGGCGGCGGGTTTGCCACCTACCACGACGCCCGGCGCGAACGCTTCGCCCGCTTCGAGGAGTTGCGCAGGCGCTGGGACGAGAAGCACGCCCAGCTGAAGAAGCTGGTGCTGAACCTGCGCCAGGCCGCCTCCATCAGCCATGAGCTGGCCTCCCGCTACCAGGCCGCCCAGACCAGGCTGCGCAAGTTCGAGGAGGCCGGTCCGCCGCCGGAGCCGCCGCGCGAGCAGGACATCAGGATGCGGCTCAAGGGCGGCCGTACCGGCGTAAGAGCCGTCACCTGCAAGCAACTTGAGCTGTCCGGCCTGATGAAACCCTTCGACCTGGAGGTCTTCTACGGCGAACGGGTCGCCGTCCTCGGCTCCAACGGCTCCGGCAAGTCGCACTTCCTGCGGCTGCTGGCAGGGGAGACCGTCGCGCACACGGGGGAGTGGAAGCTGGGTGCGAGGGTCGTCCCGGGCCACTTCGCCCAGACGCACGCGCACCCCGAGCTGACCGGGCGCAAGCTGCTCGACATCCTGTGGACCGAGCACTCCCAGGACCGCGGTGCCGCCATGTCCCGGCTGCGCCGCTACGAGCTGACGAACCAGGCCGAGCAGAGCTTCGACCGGCTCTCCGGCGGCCAGCAGGCCCGCTTCCAGATCCTCCTGCTGGAACTGGAAGGCGTGACGGCCCTGCTGCTCGACGAGCCGACCGACAACCTCGACCTGGAGTCCGCCGAGGCACTCCAGGAGGGCCTGGAGGCCTTCGACGGCACGGTCCTCGCGGTCACCCACGACCGCTGGTTCGCCCGCTCCTTCGACCGCTACCTGGTCTTCGGCAGCGACGGCCGGGTCCGCGAGACGGCGGAGCCGGTGTGGGACGAACGGCGGGTGGAACGGGCGCGCTGA
- a CDS encoding DUF6158 family protein has product MDDHDERGTTMTGVDPGRLDDQQLMKELETIHRTRHDTLLYGSNDALRAHNDRMAQLEGEYLRRNPRRPVAAGRTREGARERGCADS; this is encoded by the coding sequence ATGGACGACCACGACGAGCGGGGCACCACCATGACCGGAGTCGACCCGGGCCGGCTGGACGATCAGCAGCTCATGAAAGAGCTGGAGACCATCCACCGCACACGCCACGACACGCTGCTGTACGGCTCGAACGACGCGCTGCGCGCCCACAACGATCGGATGGCGCAGCTGGAGGGCGAGTATCTGCGCCGCAACCCGCGGCGTCCGGTGGCCGCGGGTCGCACACGCGAAGGGGCCCGGGAACGGGGCTGCGCGGATTCGTAG
- a CDS encoding type 1 glutamine amidotransferase domain-containing protein: MRIAFLTAPEGVEQIELADPWRAAVEAGHEPVLVSTKPGRVQAFDHLDKADTFAVDEVVGEVPAESFGGLVLPGGVANPDFLRMDELAVTFVQAFFERGRPVAAICHAPWTLVEADVVRGRTLTSWPSLRTDIRNAGGTWVDEQVHIDDQGPNPLVTSRKPDDLKAFDEAFLEVFARQTV; the protein is encoded by the coding sequence ATGCGCATCGCGTTTCTGACGGCGCCCGAGGGCGTGGAGCAGATCGAGCTGGCCGACCCGTGGCGGGCGGCTGTCGAGGCGGGGCACGAGCCGGTGCTGGTGTCGACGAAACCCGGACGGGTGCAGGCCTTCGACCACCTCGACAAGGCGGACACCTTCGCCGTGGACGAGGTGGTCGGCGAGGTGCCGGCCGAGTCGTTCGGCGGGCTGGTGCTGCCCGGTGGCGTGGCCAATCCGGATTTCCTGCGGATGGACGAGCTCGCGGTCACGTTCGTCCAGGCGTTCTTCGAGCGGGGAAGGCCGGTCGCCGCGATCTGCCACGCCCCGTGGACGCTGGTCGAGGCGGATGTCGTACGGGGCCGGACGCTCACCTCGTGGCCCAGCCTGCGGACCGACATCCGCAACGCGGGCGGTACCTGGGTCGACGAGCAGGTGCACATCGACGACCAGGGCCCGAACCCGCTGGTCACCAGCCGCAAGCCGGACGACCTGAAGGCGTTCGACGAGGCCTTCCTCGAGGTGTTCGCCCGGCAGACGGTGTGA